In a genomic window of Punica granatum isolate Tunisia-2019 chromosome 6, ASM765513v2, whole genome shotgun sequence:
- the LOC116210630 gene encoding calpain-type cysteine protease DEK1: MEGDEKNLVLACVISGTLFAILGSGSFSILWAVNWRPWRIYSWIFARKWPAVLKGPQLGMLCGFLSLSAWMIVLSPILVIIIWGCWLTVILGRDLVGLAVIMAGSALLLAFYSIMLWWRTQWQSSRAVALLLLLAVSLLCAYELCAVYVTSSGASVEYSPSGFFFGVSAVALAINMLFICRMVFNGNGLDVDEYVRRAYKFAYSDCIEVASMSCPPEPPDPNELYPRQSSRASHLGILYAGSILVLLVYSILYGLTAKEAPLLGAITSAAIVILDWNVGACLYGFKLLRSRILALLVAGTSRVFLICFGVHYWYLGHCISYALVASVLLCAAVSRHLSATNPLEARRDALQSTVIRLREGFRRKEHNSSSSSSEGCGSSMKRSSSVEAGHLEATCRATTQITGETNNWNNAVFCRTGSSQEGIVSDKSIDSGRPSLAQRSSSCRSLVQDTETGAYFADKNIEPNSSLVVCSSSGLESQGGESSTSSTNQHTLDLNLALAFQERLSDPRITSILKKRGKQGDIELANLLQNKGLDPNFAMMLKEKSLDPTILALLQRSSLDADRDHRDNTEAADSNSVDNVLPNQISLSEELRLRGLERWLQLSRFLLHHIAGTPERAWVIFSFLFILETTIVGVFRPKTIKIIDTTHQQFEFGIAVLLLSLVACSIMAFLRSLQAEELAMTSKPLKYGSVAWILSTCVGLLLSFLSKSSVLLGLSLTVPLMVVCLSIAIPIWIHNGYQFWVPREQNADLPGNHRAPGKKEVILLVISISLFALSVVGLGAIVSAKPLDDLRYKGWTGGGETFSSPYASSVYLGWAMASAIALIVTGVLPIVSWFATYRFSLSSAICIGIFTAILVAFCGVSYLEVVKSRDNQVPTNGDFLAALLPLLCIPAVLALSSGLYKWKDDNWRLSQGVFVFVSIGLLLLLGAISAVIVVIRPWTIGAAFLLVLLFIVLAIGVIHHWASNNFYLTRTQMFLVCFLAFLLALAAFLVGWFEETPFAGASVGYFSFLFLLGGRALTVLLSPPIVVYSPRVLPVYVYDAHADSGKNVSVAFLVLYGIALAIEGWGVVASLKIYPPFAGAAVSAVTLVVAFGFAVSRPCLTLEMMEDAVQFLSKETIVQAIARSATKTRNALSGTYSAPQRSASSAALLVGDPTVMRDRAGNFVLPRADVMKLRDRLRNEELVTGSFFYKMRYRTFRHDRVGDVDYRREMCAHARILALEEAIDTEWVYMWDKFGGYLLLLLGLTAKAERVQDEVRLRLFLDSIGFSDLSAKKIKKWMPEDRRQFEIIQESYMREKEMEEEMLMQRREEEGRGKERRKALLEKEERKWKEIEASLISLIPNAGNREAAAMAAAVRAVGGDSVLDDSFARERVSNIARRIRATQLARRALQTGIAGAVCILDDEPTTSGRHCGQIDPSICASHKVSFSFAVMIQPESGPVCLLGTEFQKKVCWEIVVAGSEQGIEAGQVGLRFICKGDKTTMAKDWSISATSIADGRWHLVTVTIDADIGEATCYLDGGFDGDHTGLPSAGGNSILEEGTEVWIGVKPPIDLDAFGRSDSEGAEPKMHIMDVFLWGRCLTEDEVAALHTAVGGSIELSTVDFRDDTWQWADSPSRVDEWDSDPADVDLCERDDVDWDGQYSSGRKRRTERDGGVAVDMDSFTRRFRKPRMETQEEINQRMLSVELAVKEALTARGESHFTDQEFPPNDQSLFVDPENAPPKLQVVSEWMRPTDIIREGRLDCRPCLFSGAANPSDVCQGRLGDCWFLSAVAVLTEVSRISEVIITPDYNEEGIYTVRFCIQGEWVPVVVDDWIPCESPGKPAFATSRKGNELWVSMLEKAYAKLHGSYEALEGGLVQDALVDLTGGAGEEIDMRSAQAQIDLASGRLWSQLLRFKDEGFLLGAGSPSGSDVHVSSSGIVQGHAYSLLQVREVDGHKLVQIRNPWANEVEWNGPWSDSSPEWTDRMKHKLKHVPQSKDGIFWMSWQDFQIHFRSIYVCRVYPPEMRYSVHSQWRGYSAGGCQDYESWHQNPQFRLRANGSDASMPIHVFITLTQGVSFSRTAAGFRNYQSSHDSMMFYIGMRILRTRGRRAAYNIYLHESVGGTDYVNSREISCEMVLDPDPKGYTIVPTTIHPGEEAPFVLSVFTKASIILEAL, translated from the exons GGGCTGTTGCGCTTCTTCTCCTCTTGGCGGTTTCCCTACTTTGTGCATATGAGCTTTGTGCTGTGTATGTCACATCGAGTGGAGCATCAGTGGAATATTCCCCTTCTGGTTTCTTTTTTGGCGTATCGGCAGTTGCATTGGCTATCAACATGCTTTTTATATGCAGAATGGTCTTTAACG GAAATGGCTTAGATGTGGATGAGTATGTTCGGAGGGCTTATAAATTTGCATATTCTGATTGTATAGAAGTGGCTTCCATGTCATGTCCTCCAGAGCCACCAGATCCTAATGAGTTGTATCCTCGACAGTCCAGTAG GGCTTCTCATCTTGGAATCCTCTATGCTGGCTCCATTCTAGTTCTGCTCGTGTACTCCATCTTGTATGGTTTGACTGCAAAGGAAGCTCCTTTACTTGGAGCTATTACATCAGCTGCCATTGTAATACTTG ATTGGAATGTTGGGGCATGCTTGTATGGGTTTAAGCTTCTGAGGAGCCGCATATTGGCTCTTCTTGTTGCTGGGACATCCCGAGTTTTCCTCATCTGCTTCGGAGTTCATTACTG GTACTTAGGGCATTGCATCAGTTATGCACTTGTGGCTTCAGTTCTGCTATGTGCAGCTGTTTCTCGTCATCTATCAGCTACGAATCCTTTAGAAGCTCGCAGAGACGCTCTACAGAGCACAGTGATTCGACTGAGAGAAGGTTTTCGAAGAAAAGAGCATAACAGTTCCTCTAGCTCTTCTGAAGGTTGTGGCTCAAGTATGAAGCGCAGTAGCAGTGTTGAAGCTGGTCATCTCGAAGCCACTTGCAGGGCTACAACACAGATCACTGGCGAAACAAATAACTGGAACAATGCTGTTTTCTGCCGTACTGGTAGTTCTCAGGAGGGAATTGTGAgtgataagagcattgatagTGGGCGGCCAAGCTTAGCCCAGAGAAGTAGCTCATGCCGCTCTCTTGTTCAAGACACTGAAACAGGAGCTTACTTTGCTGATAAGAATATTGAGCCTAATAGCTCCCTGGTGGTTTGTTCTAGCAGCGGTCTTGAAAGCCAAGGGGGCGAGTCCAGCACATCTTCTACAAATCAGCACACGTTGGATCTGAACTTAGCTCTTGCATTTCAGGAGAGACTTAGCGATCCAAGGATCACGTCTATCTTGAAAAAGCGGGGAAAACAGGGTGATATTGAGCTGGCTAACTTACTGCAGAATAAAGGGTTGGATCCTAATTTCGCGATGATGTTGAAAGAGAAGAGCTTGGACCCCACTATCTTGGCTTTATTGCAGAGGAGTAGCCTCGATGCAGATAGAGATCACCGTGATAATACTGAAGCTGCAGACTCAAACAGTGTTGACAATGTTTTGCCTAATCAGATTTCCCTGTCTGAAGAACTGAGGCTTCGGGGCCTCGAAAGGTGGCTTCAGTTGTCTCGGTTTCTTCTGCACCACATAGCTGGCACACCAGAAAGGGCATGGGTCATTTTTAgttttctcttcattcttgagACAACAATTGTGGGTGTTTTTCGTCCGAAGACAATTAAAATTATAGATACGACACACCAACAG TTTGAGTTTGGCATTGCTGTACTTCTACTGTCGTTGGTTGCCTGTTCTATAATGGCTTTCCTTCGGTCCCTTCAAGCGGAAGAACTTGCCATGACTTCTAAACCATTGAAG TATGGTTCTGTCGCTTGGATTCTTAGCACTTGCGTTGGATTGCTGCTTTCATTCTTAAG CAAGTCTTCGGTTCTACTTGGATTATCGTTGACAGTCCCTCTCATGGTAGTATGCCTTTCTATTGCCATTCCCATATGGATCCACAATGGCTATCAGTTTTGGGTTCCTCGTGAGCAAAATGCGGACCTTCCAGGAAATCACCGAGCCCCTGGGAAAAAGGAG GTAATTCTTCTAGTCATTTCCATATCGCTATTTGCTCTATCAGTGGTGGGTCTGGGCGCAATCGTTTCAGCCAAGCCATTGGATGATTTGAGATACAAGGGATGGACTGGTGGTGGAGAAACCTTTAGCTCTCCATATGCTTCATCAGTTTACCTGGGGTGGGCCATGGCCTCTGCAATTGCTCTAATCGTAACTGGTGTTCTTCCTATTGTATCGTGGTTTGCCACATATCGTTTCTCCCTCTCTTCTGCTATATGTATTGGGATATTCACAG CCATCCTTGTGGCATTCTGTGGTGTATCCTACTTGGAGGTTGTGAAGTCGAGAGATAACCAAGTTCCAACCAATGGCGACTTTCTTGCGGCTTTACTTCCTTTACTGTGCATTCCTGCAGTTCTAGCACTTTCTTCAGGTTTATATAAATG GAAAGATGATAATTGGAGACTTTCTCAAGGTGTGTTCGTGTTTGTGAGCATAGGCCTCCTTCTTCTGCTAGGCGCAATATCAGCTGTCATCGTTGTGATCAGACCTTGGACT ATTGGAGCAGCGTTTCTCCTAGTTCTTCTTTTCATCGTGCTTGCTATTGGTGTCATACACCACTGGGCCTCAAACAATTTCTACTTGACGAGGACACAGATGTTCTTAGTGTGCTTCCTTGCTTTTCTTTTGGCTTTGGCTGCGTTTCTTGTTGGGTGGTTTGAAG AGACACCCTTTGCTGGAGCATCTGTTGGGTACTTTTCCTTCTTGTTTCTTCTCGGTGGAAGAGCCTTGACT GTTCTTCTTTCACCACCTATTGTAGTCTATTCTCCTAGGGTGCTTCCTGTATATGTTTATGATGCGCATGCTGATAGTGGGAAGAATGTTAG TGTTGCTTTTCTTGTGCTTTATGGGATTGCATTGGCAATTGAGGGCTGGGGTGTTGTTGCTAGCTTGAAGATTTATCCACCGTTTGCTGGTGCTGCAGTTTCGGCTGTTACTCTTGTTGTAGCCTTTGGATTTGCTGTTTCTCGTCCATGTTTAACTCTAGAG ATGATGGAGGATGCTGTTCAATTCCTCAGTAAGGAGACAATTGTTCAGGCAATCGCTCGATCTGCAACTAAG ACTAGAAATGCTCTATCAGGCACTTATTCAGCCCCACAGAGGTCTGCCAGTTCTGCAGCACTTTTAGTTGGAGATCCGACAGTTATGCGTGATAGGGCTGGGAACTTTGTCCTTCCTAGAGCTGATGTCATGAAATTGCGGGATCGTCTCAGAAATGAGGAGCTAGTTACAGGATCTTTCTTCTATAAGATGAGATATCGAACTTTCCGCCATGACCGAGTTGGTGATGTTGATTACAGACGAGAAATGTGCGCTCACGCACGAATTCTAGCTCTCGAAGAGGCTATTGATACCGAATGGGTTTATATGTGGGACAAATTTGGAGGCTATTTGCTTCTATTGCTTGGTTTGACCGCGAAGGCTGAGAGAGTACAG GATGAAGTTCGTTTAAGACTCTTTCTTGATAGCATTGGGTTTTCTGATCTGAGTGCTAAGAAGATTAAGAAGTGGATGCCTGAGGATCGCAGacaatttgaaattattcaGGAGAG CTATATGCGGGAGAAGGAGATGGAAGAGGAGATGTTGATGCAGCGACGAGAAGAGGAGGGCAGGGgcaaggaaagaagaaaagcttTGCTAGAGAAAGAAGAACGCAAATGGAAGGAGATTGAAGCGTCTCTTATATCATTAATACCTAATGCTGGGAACAGGGAGGCGGCAGCAATGGCTGCTGCAGTTCGTGCTGTTGGAGGAGATTCTGTTCTCGATGATTCTTTCGCACGAGAAAGAGTTTCTAACATTGCCCGTCGTATACGAGCCACTCAATTGGCTAGACGAGCCCTTCAG ACTGGAATTGCTGGTGCTGTCTGCATCCTTGACGACGAACCGACCACAAGTGGGAGACACTGTGGTCAGATTGATCCTAGTATATGTGCTAGTCACAAGGTTAGCTTCTCCTTTGCTGTAATGATCCAGCCTGAGTCTGGCCCAGTTTGTCTTTTGGGCACTGAGTTTCAGAAGAAAGTATGTTGGGAGATTGTTGTGGCTGGTTCAGAACAAGGCATAGAGGCGGGACAAGTCGGGCTTCGATTTATCTGTAAGGGCGACAAGACCACTATGGCAAAGGATTGGAGCATCAGTGCAACTAGTATTGCTGATGGAAG GTGGCACTTAGTTACAGTAACTATAGATGCTGATATTGGAGAGGCGACGTGTTACCTAGATGGTGGTTTTGATGGGGACCATACGGGTTTGCCATCAGCCGGGGGGAACAGCATACTGGAAGAGGGGACAGAAGTTTGGATTGGTGTCAAACCTCCAATAGATTTAGACGCTTTTGGGAGATCAGATAGTGAGGGAGCTGAACCTAAGATGCATATAATGGACGTTTTTCTCTGGGGTCGGTGTTTAACAGAGGACGAGGTTGCGGCCCTTCATACTGCCGTTGGAGGCTCAATTGAACTCAGCACCGTGGACTTCCGTGATGATACTTGGCAATGGGCAGACTCTCCCTCCCGA GTTGACGAATGGGATAGTGACCCTGCCGATGTGGACCTATGCGAAAGGGATGATGTGGACTGGGACGGACAATATTCCAgtgggaggaagaggaggacaGAACGCGATGGTGGGGTGGCTGTTGACATGGATTCTTTTACGAGGAGGTTTAGGAAACCAAGGATGGAGACACAGGAAGAGATCAATCAGAGGATGCTATCAGTTGAATTAGCAGTCAAGGAAGCTCTGACTGCAAGAGGTGAATCTCATTTTACTGACCAAGAATTTCCTCCCAACGATCAATCTCTGTTTGTGGATCCTGAGAATGCCCCGCCAAAGTTGCAG GTCGTCTCTGAGTGGATGAGGCCTACCGATATAATAAGAGAGGGCCGCTTAGATTGTCGACCTTGCTTATTCTCAGGAGCTGCCAACCCATCTgatgtctgtcag GGGCGGTTGGGTGACTGTTGGTTCCTGAGTGCGGTTGCTGTCTTAACTGAAGTTTCACGTATATCGGAAGTGATTATTACACCAGACTATAACGAAGAAGGAATTTACACCGTCCGCTTCTGCATTCAG GGCGAGTGGGTCCCAGTAGTCGTGGATGATTGGATTCCTTGTGAATCACCGGGCAAACCAGCATTTGCCACCAGTAGGAAGGGCAATGAGCTCTGGGTGTCTATGCTAGAGAAAGCTTATGCTAAATTGCATGGGTCTTACGAGGCTCTAGAAGGCGGACTCGTTCAGGATGCGCTCGTGGACCTCACAGGAGGTGCTGGTGAGGAGATTGATATGAGAAGTGCCCAGGCCCAGATCGATCTTGCAAGCGGTAGGCTCTGGTCTCAATTATTGCGTTTCAAGGACGAGGGCTTTTTGCTCGGTGCTGGAAGCCCATCGGGATCTGATGTGCATGTTTCCTCAAGCGGCATTGTGCAAGGGCATGCTTACTCACTCTTGCAG GTAAGAGAAGTGGATGGTCACAAACTCGTGCAAATCCGAAATCCATGGGCCAATGAGGTTGAATGGAATGGTCCGTGGTCGGATTCTTCACCCGAATGGACAGATCGAATGAAGCACAAGTTGAAACATGTCCCGCAG TCAAAGGATGGGATATTTTGGATGTCTTGGCAAGACTTTCAGATACACTTCCGGTCAATATACGTGTGTCGGGTCTACCCCCCAGAGATGCGATACTCTGTTCACAGCCAATGGCGAGGATACAGTGCTGGTGGTTGTCAGGACTACGAAAGCTGGCATCAAAATCCGCAGTTCCGCCTCCGTGCCAATGGGTCTGATGCATCAATGCCGATTCATGTATTTATTACCCTGACTCAG GGTGTGAGTTTCTCGAGAACAGCTGCTGGATTCAGAAACTATCAATCAAGTCATGACTCGATGATGTTCTATATTGGAATGAGGATACTGAGGACCCGGGGCCGGCGAGCCGCCTACAACATCTACCTGCATGAATCAGTTGGTGGGACTGATTATGTGAACTCCCGAGAAATCTCGTGTGAGATGGTGCTCGATCCTGATCCCAAGGGTTATACAATAGTGCCCACAACTATACATCCCGGGGAAGAAGCACCCTTCGTTCTCTCAGTCTTCACCAAAGCATCGATAATCCTGGAAGCTCTGTAG
- the LOC116210632 gene encoding probable serine/threonine-protein kinase DDB_G0280133 isoform X2, translated as MEKEAKNQRAKEPDFVLQWGNRKRHRCVKVKSKDPSIAPTSANNNNNNNNNHSNLSTSKFSSDSMTRKRLNSSVLNPKKDSFSQSPHRGLTRSSDPPANKRKPSQHSPEKEDRFYTTRGSVGADENGKLLLDHNAKNDKGAVVWPKLFLSLSSKEKEEDFMAFKGCKPPQRPKKRAKLIQRSVLLVCPGTWLSDLSHERYEVREKKASKKPISGNE; from the exons ATGGAAAAGGAAGCGAAGAATCAAAGGGCAAAGGAACCTGATTTTGTGTTGCAATGGGGGAATAGGAAGAGGCACAGATGTGTGAAGGTCAAGAGCAAAGACCCCAGCATCGCCCCGACATCCgccaacaacaacaacaacaacaacaacaaccaCAGCAACCTCAGCACCAGCAAATTTTCATCTGATTCTATGACGAGGAAGAGGTTGAACTCAAGTGTGTTAAACCCCAAGAAGGATTCATTTTCTCAGTCACCGCATAGAGGTCTCACTAG GAGCTCTGACCCTCCTGCGAATAAGAGGAAGCCATCTCAGCATTCACCGGAGAAGGAAGATCGGTTCTACACTACAAGGGGATCGGTGGGAGCAGACGAGAATGGTAAATTGTTATTGGATCACAATGCGAAGAACGACAAAGGCGCTGTGGTCTGGCCAAAACTGTTTCTTTCATTATCAAGCaaagagaaggaagaggaTTTCATGGCTTTCAAAGGGTGTAAACCTCCTCAGAGGCCTAAAAAGAGAGCCAAGTTGATCCAAAGGAGTGTTCTC TTGGTGTGTCCTGGTACTTGGCTATCAGATCTGTCCCACGAGAGGTACGAAGTGAGAGAGAAGAAGGCTTCTAAGAAG CCAATCAGTGGCAATGAATGA
- the LOC116210632 gene encoding probable serine/threonine-protein kinase DDB_G0280133 isoform X1 has protein sequence MEKEAKNQRAKEPDFVLQWGNRKRHRCVKVKSKDPSIAPTSANNNNNNNNNHSNLSTSKFSSDSMTRKRLNSSVLNPKKDSFSQSPHRGLTRSSDPPANKRKPSQHSPEKEDRFYTTRGSVGADENGKLLLDHNAKNDKGAVVWPKLFLSLSSKEKEEDFMAFKGCKPPQRPKKRAKLIQRSVLLVCPGTWLSDLSHERYEVREKKASKKKPRGLKAMGSMESESE, from the exons ATGGAAAAGGAAGCGAAGAATCAAAGGGCAAAGGAACCTGATTTTGTGTTGCAATGGGGGAATAGGAAGAGGCACAGATGTGTGAAGGTCAAGAGCAAAGACCCCAGCATCGCCCCGACATCCgccaacaacaacaacaacaacaacaacaaccaCAGCAACCTCAGCACCAGCAAATTTTCATCTGATTCTATGACGAGGAAGAGGTTGAACTCAAGTGTGTTAAACCCCAAGAAGGATTCATTTTCTCAGTCACCGCATAGAGGTCTCACTAG GAGCTCTGACCCTCCTGCGAATAAGAGGAAGCCATCTCAGCATTCACCGGAGAAGGAAGATCGGTTCTACACTACAAGGGGATCGGTGGGAGCAGACGAGAATGGTAAATTGTTATTGGATCACAATGCGAAGAACGACAAAGGCGCTGTGGTCTGGCCAAAACTGTTTCTTTCATTATCAAGCaaagagaaggaagaggaTTTCATGGCTTTCAAAGGGTGTAAACCTCCTCAGAGGCCTAAAAAGAGAGCCAAGTTGATCCAAAGGAGTGTTCTC TTGGTGTGTCCTGGTACTTGGCTATCAGATCTGTCCCACGAGAGGTACGAAGTGAGAGAGAAGAAGGCTTCTAAGAAG AAGCCCAGAGGATTGAAGGCCATGGGAAGCATGGAGAGCGAATCGGAATGA
- the LOC116210123 gene encoding arabinogalactan protein 21 produces MEVMRMKLLAAFMLVALVASAAVQKAAAAEAPAPSPASDATAVFVPTLFASVASLAAGFLL; encoded by the coding sequence ATGGAGGTGATGAGGATGAAGCTGCTCGCCGCATTCATGTTGGTGGCCCTGGTGGCTTCCGCCGCCGTGCAGAAGGCCGCCGCTGCAGAGGCCCCAGCCCCGAGCCCGGCGTCCGACGCCACCGCGGTGTTCGTCCCCACATTGTTCGCATCCGTAGCCTCACTCGCCGCCGGGTTCTTGCTCTGA